One stretch of Bacteroidales bacterium DNA includes these proteins:
- a CDS encoding DUF2075 domain-containing protein, whose product MKKVSLLKDVRIGEFAMPWETHDKITSIPKGYVRWYEWAYRPEGIKQVGCIYTAQGFEFDYIGVIIGNDLCVNKNTGKISADISATKDPMLKRSPDNFEKHVKNIYRTLLTRGMKGCYVYFTDKETEKHFSERMEGGVS is encoded by the coding sequence ATGAAAAAGGTGAGCTTGTTGAAGGATGTGAGGATCGGGGAGTTTGCAATGCCCTGGGAGACACACGATAAGATAACCTCAATACCAAAGGGTTATGTGAGGTGGTATGAATGGGCGTACAGACCGGAGGGAATTAAACAGGTAGGCTGTATCTACACCGCACAGGGATTTGAATTCGATTATATCGGCGTAATTATAGGCAATGATCTTTGTGTAAATAAAAACACCGGAAAGATTAGTGCCGACATCTCAGCCACCAAAGACCCTATGCTTAAAAGAAGTCCCGATAATTTCGAAAAACATGTTAAGAATATCTACCGTACCCTTCTTACCCGCGGTATGAAAGGGTGCTATGTTTACTTTACTGATAAGGAGACGGAAAAGCATTTCAGTGAAAGGATGGAAGGGGGTGTATCTTAA
- a CDS encoding DUF2075 domain-containing protein, translating into MWPEPHLGEVQVSEKKKEKAVIIVHGGPGTGKSVIALNVLAEAALRKKNVLYGCKSKPFTSGLQKLVGRGGEVMFSNLFRFIPSRTKENEFDILLIDEAHRIEKNSNHQYTKPEDRTDMPQMEQLVRCSKTTVFFIDDRQNVRSSEVGSSALIKEAALKYGAGIHEVTLETQYRCMGSNDYLLWLESVLGYSEEERIFRKDGRFDFRIFSSPREIMEILKEKEAEKPNSARMVAGFCWPWSSKTDEKGELVEGCEDRGVCNALGDTR; encoded by the coding sequence TTGTGGCCAGAACCTCATCTGGGCGAGGTACAGGTTAGCGAGAAGAAAAAGGAGAAAGCTGTAATTATTGTGCATGGCGGACCGGGGACAGGCAAATCAGTGATAGCACTGAATGTGCTTGCTGAAGCTGCTTTAAGGAAGAAGAATGTTCTCTATGGCTGCAAATCGAAACCATTTACATCGGGACTACAAAAGCTTGTTGGCAGAGGAGGTGAAGTAATGTTTTCCAATCTTTTCAGGTTTATTCCGAGCCGGACGAAGGAGAATGAGTTTGACATTCTTCTTATTGATGAAGCCCACAGAATAGAAAAAAACAGCAACCACCAGTATACAAAACCCGAAGACAGGACAGATATGCCCCAGATGGAGCAGCTTGTAAGATGCTCAAAAACAACTGTTTTCTTTATCGACGACAGGCAGAATGTGCGCTCCTCAGAGGTAGGAAGCTCGGCACTTATTAAAGAGGCTGCACTGAAGTACGGAGCCGGGATACATGAAGTTACACTCGAAACGCAGTACAGGTGCATGGGTTCGAATGACTACCTGTTATGGCTCGAATCAGTTCTTGGGTATTCAGAAGAAGAGAGGATTTTCAGGAAGGATGGCAGATTTGATTTCAGGATCTTCTCCTCACCTCGGGAGATAATGGAGATCCTGAAAGAAAAGGAGGCTGAGAAGCCCAACTCGGCAAGAATGGTTGCAGGATTCTGCTGGCCATGGAGCAGCAAAACAGATGAAAAAGGTGAGCTTGTTGAAGGATGTGAGGATCGGGGAGTTTGCAATGCCCTGGGAGACACACGATAA